Within the Solwaraspora sp. WMMA2056 genome, the region CAGCCCGAACACGGCGGCGATGGCGAACGCGACCAGCCCGGGGTCGGTCACGGTGGCCACGTCGACGAACCAGACCCCGTCGGGGTAGCCGGCGGTGCCGGACGCGGTGTCGACGTCGCCGGATGCGGTGTCGGACGAGGTGTCGACGGTGCCGGACGCGGCGGCGACCTCGACCGCGAGCCGCGTCTTGCCGGAACCGCCGGCACCGACCACGGTGACCAGCCGGTGCGCGGCGACGAGTCGTCGCAGCTCCCGGCGTTCGATCCGCCGGCCGACGAAGGAGCTGATCTGGTTCGGCAGGTTGTGACTGGCCGCGTCGGCGGTACGTGGCCGGGGGAACTGCCGCTCCAGACCAGGGGCGATCAGCTGGAACAGGCGTTCCCGGTCGTCGAAGCCACGAAGCCGGTGCAGGCCGAGGTCGAGCAACGAGACGTCGGCCGGCAACGGATCGGCGGCCCGGGCGGTCGCCGCCGAGCAGAGCACCTGCCCGCCGTGTGCCGCCGCCGCGATCCGGGCGGCCCGGTGCACCTCGGGACTGGTGTACTCGCCACCGACCGGTTCGGCGTACCCGGTGTGCAACCCCATCCGGACCCGTGGCACGGCATCCGGCGCGGACCAGTCGTGCGCGGCGAGCGCCCGCTGGGCCCGGCGGCAGGCGTCGAGAGCGGCGGCCGCATCAGCGAACGCCGCGAAGAACGAGTCGCCCTCGGTGAACAGCTCGGTGCCGTCACTGGCGGACAGCGTCCGCCGGACCAGCCGTCGGTGCTCGCGCAGCATCGGACGGTAGTCGCCGCCGAGCAGGCGGGCCAGCCTGGTAGAGCCTTCGATGTCGGTGAACATGAAGGTGACCAGGCCGCTCGGCAGTGCGGTCGATGCCGACACCGGTGGAACCTCCGCCCCGCTGGAAGTCGCAGTTCATCCTGCCGCAGGTCGGCAACCTGGCCAGTCACGAAGGAGGCGGGTAGCTGACCTGCGGCGTCGTCGGTGACGGTCAGCGGGGCGCGGTGGCGGTCAGCATCCGCACCCGCCGCCGCAGCACCCGCCACCACCGGACGGTGGTGCGGTCGGCAGCGCTCCCACTGAGCCGCCGCCCCGGCCGGTGAGCGCGACGGTGGAGAGCAGTTTGACTGTGTCGGCGTGGCCCTGAGGGCAGGACGCCGGCTCGCCGGCCTCGGTCATCGGACGGTTGACCTCGAATGTGTCGCCGCAGGCGCGACAGCGGAACTCGTACCGGGGCATGTGGATAAGGGTACGGCGGGAACTGACGTCGTCGGCCGGATGGGTGATACTCGACGGCATGGTCGAGGACGGGGCAGGTACGCCGACGGCACGGCTACGTCCGGCGGTGCCGGCACCGGCACCTGAGTCCACGTCGGCCGCACCGACGCCGACCCCGCCGGCGGAGCCGACGGCGGAGCCGCCCACGTCGGCGACGTCGCAGAGCCCGACGCCGGACCTGCCGACGCCGGACCTGCCGGAGCAGCGAACGCCGGCTGAGGCCGGGACGGATCAGCCTGAAACCGGGGCGGAGCCGGCCGGCCAGGCGGGGACCGGGGCGGAACCGACCAGCCAAGCGGGGACCGGGGCGGAACCGACCAGCCAAGCGGGGACCGAGCCGACTCCGGCCGGTCGACACCGACGCGACGATCCGCCGTTCACCCGCCGGGTCGGTCGGCTGCACCCGGCACGGTTGCGGCCCATCGCCCGACCGGTCGCCCGCTCCGGCCGTCGCGCGGCCCGCGCGGTCGGTGCCTGGTGCCGCCGTCCGAGCGGGCGTCTGGCGCTACCCG harbors:
- a CDS encoding zinc ribbon domain-containing protein, with the translated sequence MPRYEFRCRACGDTFEVNRPMTEAGEPASCPQGHADTVKLLSTVALTGRGGGSVGALPTAPPSGGGGCCGGGCGC